The following are encoded in a window of Candidatus Methylomirabilota bacterium genomic DNA:
- a CDS encoding homoserine dehydrogenase, translating into MKPVQIGILGFGTVGSGVVKLIQENSALLQQRLGGPVVIRRIADTDIHRRRNVEVDPALLTTDAMAVLEDPAIDIIVELIGGCGVALRFCREALNRNKHLVTANKALLSTHGLELYRTAAARRVSIGFEASVCGGIPLIRAMKEGLVADRVRSISGIVNGTCNYILTTMTDSRRPFAEVLAEAQAHGYAEADPSLDVDGIDSAHKLQILATLAFGSYVPLDRIHVEGIRRIDASDIEYARELGYRIKLLAIAKQLDGELEVRVHPALIPEDDLLASVGGVHNAVYVVGDAVGSLMFYGRGAGQMPTASAVVSDIAEIARGLLHDPTARGVPLPPISEVEAQIKEMSTVRSSYYLRIMAIDKPGVLSRVTGILGSNNISLVSVIQKGRHEQSAVPIVMLTHEAVEGDMQRSLCAIDQLDVVSKGTVCLRVEGVTD; encoded by the coding sequence ATGAAACCGGTACAGATCGGGATCTTGGGGTTCGGGACCGTCGGATCCGGGGTCGTGAAGCTGATCCAGGAAAACAGCGCCCTTCTGCAGCAACGACTGGGTGGGCCGGTCGTCATTCGTCGGATCGCCGATACCGACATCCATCGACGGCGAAATGTTGAGGTCGATCCGGCCCTCCTGACTACCGATGCGATGGCCGTGCTGGAGGACCCCGCCATCGATATTATCGTCGAGCTGATCGGCGGGTGCGGCGTCGCGCTTCGGTTTTGCCGGGAGGCGCTCAACCGGAACAAGCACCTGGTCACCGCCAACAAGGCGCTCTTGTCCACGCACGGGCTTGAACTGTATCGGACCGCTGCGGCGCGTCGGGTCTCGATCGGATTTGAGGCCAGCGTCTGCGGCGGTATTCCGCTGATCCGGGCGATGAAGGAGGGGCTGGTGGCCGATCGGGTCCGCTCGATCAGCGGCATCGTCAACGGGACCTGCAATTATATCCTGACGACGATGACGGACAGTCGACGGCCGTTCGCCGAGGTACTGGCGGAGGCGCAGGCCCACGGCTACGCCGAGGCCGATCCGTCGTTGGATGTCGACGGGATCGACTCGGCCCACAAGCTGCAGATCCTGGCGACACTGGCGTTCGGATCGTATGTGCCGCTCGACCGGATCCACGTCGAGGGAATCAGGCGGATTGATGCCTCCGATATCGAATATGCGCGCGAGCTGGGGTACCGGATCAAGCTGCTGGCGATTGCCAAACAGCTTGATGGCGAGTTGGAGGTGAGGGTCCATCCGGCGCTCATTCCCGAGGATGATCTACTGGCCTCGGTCGGTGGTGTCCACAATGCCGTCTACGTGGTCGGCGACGCGGTCGGCTCGCTGATGTTCTACGGGCGCGGGGCGGGCCAGATGCCGACCGCTTCGGCCGTCGTCAGCGATATTGCCGAGATTGCCAGGGGCCTGCTGCACGATCCGACGGCAAGGGGTGTTCCGCTCCCGCCGATCTCGGAGGTGGAGGCGCAGATCAAGGAGATGTCGACGGTCCGCTCCTCTTACTATCTCAGGATCATGGCGATCGACAAGCCGGGCGTCCTGTCGAGGGTCACCGGGATCCTGGGCAGCAACAACATCAGCCTCGTCTCCGTCATCCAGAAAGGACGCCATGAACAGAGCGCCGTCCCGATCGTCATGTTGACCCACGAGGCGGTTGAGGGCGATATGCAGCGGTCGTTATGCGCGATCGACCAACTTGATGTGGTCAGCAAAGGGACCGTCTGTCTCAGGGTCGAGGGGGTTACCGATTGA
- a CDS encoding threonine synthase, whose product MKTMRWKGIIEQYREFLPVTDRTPVVTLGEGNTPLILADRLRTRIGVEAKIYLKYEGLNPTGSFKDRGMTLAITKAVEEGARAVICASTGNTSASAAAYAARAGLRAFVLIPEGKIALGKLAQAMIHGAQVLQIEGNFDQALQIVRRVAAEQPVVLVNSVNPYRIEGQKSGAYEVCDRLGRSPDYHFIPVGNAGNITAYWKGYQEYLKAGLTTSLPKMMGWQAAGAAPIVLGRVVEQPETIATAIRIGNPATWSGALAAAGESGGGIDMVSDDEITEAYRLLASTEGVFCELASAASVAGLIKYCRSHCLAKDAVVVCVLTGHGLKEPDAAIRLSQQPVTVKADPEAVLKLLSV is encoded by the coding sequence ATGAAAACGATGAGATGGAAAGGGATTATCGAACAGTATCGGGAGTTTTTACCCGTCACCGATCGGACGCCGGTCGTGACGCTGGGCGAGGGGAATACACCGCTGATTCTGGCCGACCGGCTTCGGACCAGGATCGGGGTGGAGGCGAAGATCTATCTGAAGTACGAGGGACTCAATCCGACCGGCTCCTTTAAGGATCGGGGGATGACCCTCGCGATCACCAAGGCGGTGGAGGAGGGTGCGCGAGCGGTTATCTGCGCCTCAACCGGGAACACCTCGGCCTCAGCGGCCGCGTATGCGGCGCGAGCGGGACTGCGCGCCTTTGTTCTGATCCCGGAGGGGAAGATTGCGCTGGGGAAACTTGCGCAGGCGATGATCCACGGCGCGCAGGTGCTGCAGATTGAGGGAAACTTTGACCAGGCCCTGCAGATCGTCAGGCGGGTCGCCGCCGAGCAGCCCGTTGTGCTGGTCAACTCGGTGAACCCGTACCGGATCGAGGGACAGAAGAGCGGCGCCTATGAGGTCTGTGACCGGCTCGGACGAAGCCCGGACTATCACTTTATTCCGGTCGGTAACGCCGGCAATATCACCGCCTACTGGAAGGGGTACCAGGAATATCTGAAGGCCGGACTGACCACCTCGCTGCCGAAGATGATGGGGTGGCAGGCGGCGGGTGCGGCACCCATCGTCCTGGGGAGGGTGGTCGAACAGCCGGAGACGATCGCCACGGCGATCCGGATCGGTAACCCGGCAACGTGGAGCGGGGCCTTGGCCGCTGCGGGCGAGTCGGGCGGTGGGATTGATATGGTCTCCGACGACGAGATTACCGAGGCCTATCGTCTGTTGGCTTCGACGGAAGGGGTCTTCTGTGAGTTGGCCTCGGCCGCATCGGTGGCGGGGCTCATCAAATATTGCCGGTCGCATTGCCTTGCCAAGGATGCCGTGGTGGTCTGCGTGTTGACGGGGCACGGCCTGAAAGAGCCCGATGCGGCCATCCGTCTCTCGCAGCAGCCTGTGACGGTGAAGGCCGATCCTGAGGCCGTACTGAAACTCCTATCGGTCTAG
- a CDS encoding cytochrome C, whose protein sequence is MAYIAIGEAVVVFVGIQLIPWGRPVLDLPVKAEPKWDSPSTRQLFFRACGDCHSNQTVLPWYDLIAPITWMINRDIEKGRAALNVSEWGREENEAGEAVDTIKNGSMPPTLYTLFHPSAKLSASDKETLVQGLVTTFGSEPKRDRKKKKPSDAMRFFPAQEDNFHTDTDR, encoded by the coding sequence ATGGCCTACATCGCCATCGGGGAGGCCGTAGTGGTGTTTGTCGGCATTCAGCTCATACCCTGGGGCCGACCCGTTCTTGACCTTCCGGTAAAAGCCGAGCCGAAATGGGACAGTCCCTCAACGAGACAGCTATTCTTCCGCGCGTGTGGCGATTGTCACAGCAACCAAACCGTCCTGCCGTGGTACGACCTCATCGCACCCATCACATGGATGATCAACCGCGACATCGAGAAGGGTCGCGCTGCCCTCAACGTGTCGGAATGGGGACGCGAAGAGAACGAAGCAGGCGAGGCTGTGGACACTATCAAAAACGGCTCTATGCCGCCTACGCTGTATACGCTCTTCCACCCGTCGGCGAAACTCTCCGCATCCGACAAGGAGACGTTGGTCCAAGGCCTGGTGACCACATTCGGCAGCGAGCCCAAGCGCGATCGGAAAAAAAAGAAGCCGTCGGACGCCATGCGATTCTTCCCCGCTCAAGAGGATAACTTCCACACCGATACGGACAGATAG
- a CDS encoding acyl-CoA dehydrogenase yields the protein MDFELSEAQQAIQAMVRDFAEREIAPVAADLDEHEAFPTEIIRKLSGLGLMGILLPKEYGGAGMDYISYALILEELARHDASVALTVESHNSLCSNHIYLFGSDTQKRAYLPQLAGGQALGAWALTEPGSGSDAAGLQTTAARDGDQWVLNGTKNFITQGSVAGVYVIMALTDRAKREKGISAFIVERGTPGLRVGRKEHKMGFRASDTAQVVLEDLRIPDANLLGELHYGFIDALTILDAGRIGMAALSVGIARGCLEEGLKYAKARQAFGRPIANFQAIQWKLADMATEIDAARLLVLQAAYLKDVGQPFTKEASYAKLFAAEVAMKAATEAVQIYGGYGYIKEYPVERYFRDAKFCAIGEGTSEIQRLIIARELLGRSYV from the coding sequence ATGGACTTTGAACTGAGCGAGGCGCAGCAGGCGATTCAGGCGATGGTGCGGGACTTTGCCGAGCGGGAGATCGCGCCGGTCGCCGCCGATCTCGACGAGCACGAGGCCTTTCCGACCGAGATCATCCGAAAGCTCTCGGGACTGGGGCTGATGGGTATCCTCCTGCCTAAAGAGTACGGCGGCGCGGGGATGGACTATATTAGCTATGCCCTGATCCTCGAGGAGCTTGCGCGCCACGACGCGTCAGTAGCCCTGACCGTAGAGTCACACAACTCCCTCTGCAGTAACCACATCTACCTCTTTGGCAGCGACACTCAGAAACGGGCCTATCTTCCCCAACTGGCCGGCGGGCAGGCCCTTGGCGCCTGGGCGCTGACAGAGCCAGGATCGGGAAGTGACGCGGCCGGTCTGCAGACGACGGCCGCGCGCGACGGTGACCAGTGGGTGCTGAACGGGACAAAGAACTTCATCACCCAGGGGAGTGTGGCGGGCGTCTATGTGATCATGGCCCTGACCGATCGGGCGAAGCGAGAGAAGGGGATCTCGGCCTTTATTGTTGAGCGAGGAACGCCCGGGTTGCGGGTCGGCCGGAAGGAGCACAAGATGGGATTTCGGGCCTCCGACACGGCCCAGGTCGTTCTGGAAGATCTGCGGATTCCGGATGCGAACCTGCTGGGCGAGTTGCACTACGGCTTTATCGATGCGCTCACGATCCTGGATGCGGGACGGATCGGGATGGCCGCCCTCAGTGTCGGGATCGCCCGCGGCTGTCTGGAAGAAGGACTGAAATACGCCAAGGCGCGACAGGCATTTGGCCGGCCGATTGCCAATTTCCAGGCGATCCAGTGGAAGCTGGCGGACATGGCCACCGAGATCGACGCGGCCAGACTTCTCGTCCTGCAGGCCGCCTACCTGAAAGACGTCGGTCAGCCGTTTACCAAGGAGGCATCATACGCCAAGCTCTTTGCCGCCGAGGTGGCCATGAAGGCCGCGACTGAGGCGGTACAGATCTACGGGGGGTACGGCTATATTAAGGAGTATCCGGTCGAGCGCTACTTCCGCGACGCCAAGTTCTGTGCCATCGGCGAAGGGACCTCTGAGATCCAGCGACTGATCATCGCCCGCGAACTGCTGGGCCGCTCGTATGTGTAG
- a CDS encoding methylmalonyl Co-A mutase-associated GTPase MeaB, with product MELVDKILKGDVRAAARLMTMIENGDAEARAALKSLYPHTGSAHIVGITGPPGSGKSTLADRLTEELRKRDKTVGIVAVDPTSPFTGGAILADRIRIQSHSLDAGVFIRSMATRGHLGGLARATNEIVDVMDASGKEVILIETVGVGQDEVEVVGTAHTCIVVSVPGLGDEVQTFKAGILEIGDLFVVNKADREDANRTATELEMMLQMAPKGFGWSPKVLKTVATTGEGVAGLLDAIFEHRAFMDERDLRRQKGRERSERAFRALLQETLTTRALERFDRNGRMKELIARVADRTLDPYTAVEEVVATLGL from the coding sequence ATGGAACTGGTAGACAAAATCCTCAAGGGTGATGTGCGCGCGGCGGCCCGCCTCATGACGATGATCGAAAACGGCGACGCCGAGGCCAGGGCTGCGCTGAAGTCGCTCTACCCCCATACCGGCTCGGCCCACATCGTGGGGATCACCGGCCCGCCAGGATCCGGCAAGAGCACGCTGGCGGACCGGCTCACGGAAGAGCTGCGAAAACGCGACAAGACGGTGGGGATTGTAGCGGTCGATCCGACCAGCCCGTTCACCGGAGGGGCGATCCTGGCGGACCGGATCCGGATACAGAGTCACAGTCTTGACGCGGGCGTCTTTATCCGCAGCATGGCGACGCGAGGCCACCTGGGCGGCCTGGCCCGCGCCACCAACGAGATCGTCGACGTCATGGATGCGTCGGGGAAAGAGGTCATCCTGATCGAGACGGTGGGGGTGGGCCAGGATGAGGTGGAGGTCGTGGGAACAGCGCATACCTGCATAGTGGTCTCGGTCCCGGGTCTCGGCGACGAGGTCCAAACCTTCAAGGCGGGCATCCTGGAGATCGGCGACCTGTTCGTGGTCAACAAGGCCGACCGGGAGGATGCGAACCGGACCGCCACGGAACTTGAGATGATGCTGCAGATGGCGCCGAAGGGATTCGGCTGGTCTCCAAAGGTCCTCAAGACGGTCGCTACAACCGGGGAAGGTGTTGCCGGGCTGCTGGATGCGATCTTCGAGCACCGGGCCTTCATGGATGAGCGCGATCTGCGGAGGCAAAAGGGACGGGAACGAAGCGAGCGGGCATTTCGGGCACTGCTACAGGAGACGCTTACGACCAGGGCGCTGGAGCGGTTTGACCGGAATGGGCGCATGAAAGAGCTGATCGCCCGCGTTGCCGACCGCACCCTCGATCCCTACACCGCCGTCGAAGAGGTCGTCGCCACGCTCGGCCTGTAG
- a CDS encoding plasmid stabilization protein, producing MRWEFHPEALEEYRKATLHYAERDPSLATRFVEAVEDAIRRILESPERWRVLDEDVRRCLTHVFPYGILYVIEPEFILIVAVMHCSREPSLWKGRVTVP from the coding sequence ATGAGATGGGAGTTTCACCCCGAAGCACTTGAGGAATACCGGAAAGCAACTCTCCACTACGCCGAACGCGACCCGTCGCTTGCCACGAGATTCGTCGAAGCCGTTGAGGACGCCATCCGCCGTATTCTTGAATCTCCGGAACGTTGGCGAGTCCTTGACGAGGATGTCCGACGCTGCCTCACGCACGTCTTTCCTTATGGAATCCTGTATGTCATCGAACCGGAGTTCATCCTTATTGTAGCTGTCATGCACTGCAGTCGCGAGCCGAGCCTCTGGAAGGGAAGAGTCACGGTACCCTAA
- a CDS encoding addiction module component CHP02574 family protein, whose protein sequence is MATTIKKLAKQAMSLPTESRAQLADLLVESLDAEELGQIDRLWVAEAKRRRDEVRSGRVEGIPGDEALKRVRDAVRR, encoded by the coding sequence ATGGCGACAACCATAAAAAAGCTGGCCAAACAGGCCATGAGCCTACCGACCGAATCGCGGGCACAGCTCGCGGACCTTCTGGTCGAGAGCTTGGATGCTGAGGAACTCGGGCAGATCGACCGGCTGTGGGTCGCGGAGGCAAAGCGTAGGCGAGATGAAGTACGAAGCGGGCGCGTCGAGGGTATCCCTGGCGATGAAGCTCTCAAGAGGGTACGCGACGCTGTTCGCCGATGA
- a CDS encoding sulfoxide reductase heme-binding subunit YedZ, whose product MSTRARITLKSAVWAIALSPLILLLHRFLTDGLGANPISYVTNLLGDTTLRLLLASLALTPLRIALGISWQMGLRRLLGLFAFFYACLHFTVWIAVDHFFEWAELISDIVERPYITVGMLALTLLIPLAATSTSGMIQRLGGKNWRRLHRLVYLIGLLGVLHYLWLVKKGVNDPYLYAAILAVLLGVRLWDWARRQAWFGVLAWLRGGYSPIRTAGDMRRN is encoded by the coding sequence ATGTCCACGCGAGCCCGCATCACCCTGAAGAGCGCCGTATGGGCGATTGCATTATCGCCCCTGATTCTACTCCTGCATCGATTCCTCACTGACGGTCTCGGCGCCAACCCGATCTCGTACGTGACGAACCTCCTCGGCGACACCACGCTTCGGCTGCTGCTCGCGAGCCTCGCGTTGACACCCCTCCGGATTGCGCTTGGGATCTCATGGCAGATGGGCCTGCGGCGCCTGCTGGGACTGTTCGCGTTCTTCTACGCCTGCCTTCACTTCACCGTCTGGATTGCGGTCGATCACTTCTTCGAATGGGCGGAACTGATCTCGGATATCGTCGAGCGGCCATATATCACCGTCGGCATGCTTGCACTAACGCTGCTGATACCGCTGGCGGCCACCTCCACGTCAGGGATGATACAACGTCTGGGGGGGAAGAACTGGCGACGGCTGCACCGGCTGGTCTACCTCATCGGCCTGCTGGGCGTCCTGCATTATCTGTGGCTGGTCAAGAAAGGGGTGAACGATCCGTACCTGTACGCCGCCATCCTCGCCGTCCTGCTGGGCGTTCGCCTGTGGGACTGGGCGCGACGACAAGCCTGGTTTGGCGTTTTGGCATGGCTTCGCGGCGGCTATTCACCGATACGGACCGCCGGTGACATGCGCCGCAATTAA
- a CDS encoding protein-methionine-sulfoxide reductase catalytic subunit MsrP, with protein MLIRHAPDMAPSEITDYKLYLNRRSFLIGMAALLLTPTGSTAATPPSTGERLPASRSQRYSVDESLTSLENITTYNNFWEFGPNKDDPSRLAHLLKPRPWTVQIDGYVARPGRYNVEELMRLFPLEERIYRLRCVEGWSMVIPWIGYPLASLIKRVAPTSKARFVEFTTLHDPAQFPGQRKGLFNLSSLDWPYVEGLRLDEALHPLTLLTFGLYGQVLPNQDGAPVRVVVPWKYGFKSAKSIVRIRFVSEQPKTTWEKAAPSEYGFYSNVNPDVDHPRWSQGTERRIGEFRRRKTLMFNGYADQIASLYAGMDLRRNF; from the coding sequence ATGTTGATCAGGCATGCCCCGGACATGGCGCCGTCAGAGATTACGGACTACAAGCTGTACCTCAACCGGCGATCGTTCCTGATCGGGATGGCGGCCCTGCTGCTGACCCCGACCGGATCGACGGCTGCGACGCCCCCGTCGACAGGCGAACGTCTCCCGGCAAGCCGCAGCCAGCGATACAGTGTAGACGAATCCCTGACATCGCTTGAAAATATCACGACCTACAATAACTTCTGGGAGTTCGGTCCGAATAAGGACGACCCGTCGCGGCTCGCGCATCTGCTCAAACCGCGCCCATGGACCGTCCAGATCGATGGGTACGTCGCGCGCCCCGGACGGTATAACGTCGAGGAGTTGATGCGGCTCTTCCCCCTGGAAGAGCGGATCTATCGCCTGCGCTGCGTCGAGGGGTGGTCGATGGTGATCCCGTGGATCGGCTACCCGCTCGCGTCCCTTATCAAGCGGGTCGCGCCGACGAGCAAGGCCAGGTTCGTCGAGTTTACCACCCTTCACGATCCTGCGCAGTTCCCCGGACAGCGCAAGGGTCTGTTCAACCTCTCCTCACTCGATTGGCCCTACGTAGAGGGGTTACGACTGGATGAGGCGCTGCATCCCCTCACGTTGCTCACCTTCGGGCTGTACGGGCAGGTGTTGCCGAACCAGGACGGGGCCCCGGTTCGCGTCGTCGTCCCGTGGAAGTACGGCTTCAAAAGCGCCAAGTCGATCGTGCGGATCCGCTTCGTAAGCGAGCAACCCAAGACGACGTGGGAAAAGGCCGCCCCGAGCGAGTACGGGTTTTACTCGAACGTCAATCCTGACGTCGATCATCCGCGCTGGAGCCAGGGGACCGAACGGCGGATCGGCGAGTTCCGACGACGCAAGACATTGATGTTCAACGGCTATGCCGACCAGATCGCCTCGCTCTACGCGGGGATGGACCTGCGCCGGAACTTCTGA
- a CDS encoding NUDIX hydrolase, giving the protein MMKRHTLAEAAWKTLSSRSIYRNRWLSLREDLVGLPDGRTTIYGVVTCGECVGILPFLDSRTVLLVQQYRYIAKRATWEMPTGGIHDGESIEAAVQRELSEEIGYQAGRLTPLSSFHTSKSVMDETAHLFIGEELTRLERPPDDTEFIEVRAFPFTDAIQMVLQGEIVDAMTIIAVLHAGRLRGL; this is encoded by the coding sequence ATGATGAAAAGGCATACGTTGGCAGAAGCGGCATGGAAGACCCTCTCCAGCCGGTCGATCTATCGGAACCGATGGTTGTCCCTTCGCGAAGACCTGGTCGGACTTCCTGACGGCCGGACGACGATTTACGGCGTGGTGACCTGCGGTGAGTGTGTCGGTATCCTCCCCTTCCTCGACAGCCGGACAGTCCTCCTTGTGCAGCAGTACCGGTATATCGCCAAGCGGGCCACCTGGGAGATGCCGACCGGCGGGATCCATGATGGCGAGTCGATCGAGGCGGCAGTCCAGCGGGAGCTGAGTGAGGAGATCGGGTATCAGGCGGGGCGGCTCACGCCGCTCAGCAGTTTTCACACGAGCAAGAGCGTGATGGACGAAACGGCTCACCTTTTTATCGGCGAGGAACTGACGAGACTCGAGCGGCCGCCGGACGATACCGAGTTCATTGAGGTCCGGGCCTTCCCATTTACCGACGCCATCCAGATGGTCCTGCAGGGCGAGATCGTCGACGCCATGACCATTATCGCCGTCTTGCACGCGGGCCGCCTGCGAGGGCTCTAG
- a CDS encoding glucosidase has product MTKEEARLEESRERRVHWKRWGPYLSERAWGTVREDYSPQGTAWDYFPFDHARSRAYRWGEDGLAGICDRHQLICFAVALWNGRDPILKERLFGLTGNQGNHGEDVKEYYFYVDSTPTHSYMKYLYKYPQAEFPYERLVDENRRRGRSAPEYELLDMGVFDENRYFDIVVEYAKASADDILVRISVVNRGPDRASLHLLPTLWFRNTWSWGYDELRPSLRRAKDREGHAVIEVAHPYYGLRWLHCEGSPELLFTENETNSRRLYGADNGSIYAKDGINDYVVHGAKKAVNPEPAGTKAAAHYPLSLGPGEMATIRLRLTDTQVPPTGENPFGADFEQLFSERQREAEEFYATIIPQDLSPDARTVMRQAFAGLLWSKQFYHYVVAQWLAGDPGLPQPPPERLSGRNREWTHLYNADVISMPDKWEYPWYAAWDLAFHCLPLALIDPDFAKEQLVLMLREWYMHPNGQLPAYEWAFGDVNPPVHAWAAWRVYKIEKKRRGQGDRAFLERVFHKLLLNFTWWVNRKDAEGRNVFQGGFLGLDNIGIFDRSKPLPTGGHIEQADGTSWMGMYTLNLLAISLELARENSAYEDVASKFWEHFIYIAHAMNTLGLWDEADGFYYDVLHLPDDRHVPLKVRSMVGLIPLFAVETLDAELLDRLPGFKRRLEWFIDHRPDLTLGCACMRTPGQKKRRLLSIANPERLRRVLRLMLDEREFLSPYGIRAISRYHHDHPFTLTVDGMEHRVDYEPAESSTGLFGGNSNWRGPIWFPVNYLIIESLQKFHYYLGDDYTVECPTGSGRMMTLWEVAAEIARRLSRIFLRDRDGRRPVYGVTQTFQHDPYWRDLVLFFEYFHGDNGAGIGASHQTGWTGLVAKLIQQCGE; this is encoded by the coding sequence ATGACGAAAGAAGAGGCAAGACTTGAGGAGTCGCGCGAGCGCAGGGTCCACTGGAAGCGCTGGGGACCTTACTTGAGCGAACGCGCCTGGGGGACCGTGCGTGAGGATTACAGTCCGCAGGGGACCGCCTGGGACTACTTCCCTTTCGACCACGCCCGTTCGAGGGCCTATCGGTGGGGGGAGGACGGCCTCGCCGGCATCTGCGATCGTCACCAGCTCATCTGTTTCGCGGTCGCGCTCTGGAACGGCCGAGATCCGATCCTCAAGGAGCGACTCTTCGGCCTGACGGGAAATCAAGGCAATCACGGTGAGGACGTCAAAGAGTATTACTTCTACGTGGACTCGACCCCCACCCATTCTTATATGAAGTATCTCTATAAGTACCCGCAGGCAGAGTTCCCGTACGAGCGACTGGTGGACGAAAACCGGCGGCGCGGGCGAAGCGCCCCCGAGTATGAGCTGCTGGATATGGGCGTCTTCGATGAAAATCGCTACTTCGACATCGTTGTTGAATATGCTAAGGCGAGCGCAGACGATATCCTCGTCCGGATCAGTGTGGTCAATCGCGGGCCGGATCGCGCGTCATTGCACCTGTTGCCGACGCTTTGGTTCCGCAACACTTGGTCCTGGGGTTACGACGAGCTACGCCCGAGCCTGCGACGGGCGAAGGACCGGGAGGGTCACGCCGTCATCGAGGTGGCCCATCCCTACTATGGCCTCCGATGGCTGCACTGTGAAGGCTCGCCCGAGTTGCTCTTCACCGAAAATGAGACCAACAGCCGGCGGCTCTACGGGGCCGATAACGGCTCGATCTATGCGAAGGACGGCATCAACGACTACGTGGTCCACGGTGCGAAGAAGGCGGTGAACCCTGAGCCGGCAGGGACGAAGGCGGCCGCCCACTATCCGCTCTCCCTCGGCCCGGGCGAGATGGCGACAATCCGATTGCGACTTACGGATACACAGGTGCCACCCACCGGCGAAAATCCCTTCGGCGCTGACTTCGAACAACTGTTCTCGGAGCGGCAGCGCGAGGCCGAGGAGTTCTACGCAACAATCATTCCCCAGGACCTCTCGCCCGACGCCCGGACCGTCATGCGCCAGGCGTTCGCCGGGCTGCTCTGGTCGAAGCAGTTTTATCACTACGTGGTTGCGCAGTGGCTCGCGGGCGATCCGGGCCTTCCCCAGCCCCCTCCAGAGCGGCTGAGCGGGCGCAACCGCGAGTGGACGCATCTGTACAATGCCGATGTCATCTCCATGCCCGATAAGTGGGAGTACCCCTGGTATGCCGCCTGGGATCTGGCCTTTCACTGCCTCCCACTGGCGCTGATCGATCCCGACTTTGCCAAGGAACAACTGGTGCTGATGCTGCGCGAGTGGTACATGCATCCCAACGGGCAACTCCCCGCCTACGAATGGGCCTTCGGCGATGTGAACCCGCCCGTTCACGCCTGGGCCGCTTGGCGCGTCTATAAGATCGAAAAGAAGCGTCGCGGCCAAGGGGATCGGGCCTTCCTGGAGCGCGTCTTCCACAAGCTTCTGCTCAACTTCACCTGGTGGGTCAACCGGAAGGACGCCGAGGGACGGAATGTCTTCCAGGGCGGCTTTCTGGGGCTGGACAACATCGGCATCTTTGATCGCAGTAAGCCGCTGCCCACGGGCGGCCATATTGAGCAGGCCGACGGAACGAGCTGGATGGGGATGTACACCCTGAACCTGCTGGCGATCTCCCTGGAGCTGGCGCGCGAAAACTCGGCCTATGAGGATGTGGCCAGCAAGTTCTGGGAGCACTTTATCTACATCGCCCACGCCATGAATACCCTCGGTTTGTGGGACGAGGCCGACGGCTTCTACTACGATGTGTTGCACCTGCCGGACGACCGTCACGTACCCCTGAAGGTCCGGTCGATGGTGGGCCTGATCCCGCTGTTTGCCGTCGAAACGTTGGACGCGGAGCTATTGGACCGGCTGCCCGGTTTCAAGCGGCGTCTGGAGTGGTTCATCGATCACCGTCCGGATCTTACCCTGGGATGCGCCTGCATGCGGACCCCCGGTCAAAAGAAGCGCCGCCTGCTCTCCATCGCCAATCCCGAGCGATTGCGCCGGGTGCTCAGGCTGATGCTCGATGAGCGGGAGTTCCTGTCGCCGTACGGGATCCGGGCGATCTCCCGCTACCATCACGATCACCCGTTCACGCTCACCGTGGACGGCATGGAGCACCGGGTGGATTACGAACCGGCCGAATCGAGCACGGGCCTCTTCGGCGGCAATTCGAATTGGCGCGGCCCGATCTGGTTCCCGGTCAACTATCTGATCATCGAATCGCTCCAGAAGTTCCATTACTATCTGGGCGACGACTACACGGTGGAGTGTCCCACCGGATCGGGCCGGATGATGACCTTGTGGGAGGTGGCCGCAGAGATCGCGCGCCGGCTGAGCCGTATCTTCCTGCGCGACCGCGATGGCCGGAGGCCGGTATACGGCGTGACACAGACATTTCAGCATGATCCCTACTGGCGCGACCTGGTACTCTTCTTTGAATACTTTCACGGCGACAACGGCGCTGGGATCGGCGCCAGTCACCAGACCGGCTGGACCGGGCTTGTGGCGAAGCTGATCCAGCAGTGCGGCGAATAG